The following are encoded in a window of Aerococcus sanguinicola genomic DNA:
- the rplO gene encoding 50S ribosomal protein L15, which produces MKLHELKASEGSRHVRNRLGRGSGSGNGKTSGRGQKGQKARSGGKVRLGFEGGQTPLYRRIPKRGFTNINRKEYAIVNIDDLNVFEDGAEVTPEALVEAGLVKNTKKAIKVLGAGELERKLTVKAAKFSATAKEAIEAAGGTIEVI; this is translated from the coding sequence ATGAAATTACACGAGTTAAAAGCAAGTGAAGGATCACGTCATGTCCGTAACCGTTTAGGACGTGGGTCTGGATCAGGTAACGGTAAGACTTCAGGTCGCGGCCAAAAAGGTCAAAAAGCTCGTTCAGGCGGTAAAGTACGTTTAGGTTTTGAAGGTGGGCAAACCCCATTGTACCGTCGTATCCCTAAACGTGGTTTTACAAACATTAACCGCAAAGAATACGCCATCGTTAATATCGACGATTTAAACGTTTTTGAAGATGGGGCTGAAGTAACGCCAGAAGCTTTAGTTGAAGCTGGTCTTGTTAAGAATACCAAGAAAGCTATTAAAGTTTTAGGTGCTGGTGAATTAGAACGCAAACTAACCGTTAAAGCAGCTAAATTCTCAGCTACAGCTAAAGAAGCAATTGAAGCAGCTGGGGGCACAATCGAGGTGATCTAA
- the rpmD gene encoding 50S ribosomal protein L30, whose translation MAKVQITLKRSVIGRPVDQIKTCEALGLTRTGRTVEKETNAAIDGMIKKIAHLVEVKEVK comes from the coding sequence ATGGCAAAAGTTCAAATAACTTTAAAACGCAGTGTTATCGGTCGTCCAGTTGACCAAATCAAAACCTGTGAAGCACTGGGCCTAACCCGGACTGGTCGCACAGTTGAAAAAGAAACAAATGCAGCAATCGACGGAATGATCAAGAAGATTGCCCATTTAGTTGAAGTTAAAGAAGTAAAATAA
- the rpsE gene encoding 30S ribosomal protein S5 encodes MTNKFVQVNDREIEDRVVAINRVTKVVKGGRRMNFSALVVVGDKDGHVGFGTGKAAEVPEAIRKAVEAAKKNMIEVPRAGTTIPHEVLGIFNGGKVLLKPAKNGSGVAAGGPVRAVVELAGIADITSKSLGSNTPINIVRATIQGLKELKSPEEIAELRGKSVEEILG; translated from the coding sequence ATGACAAACAAATTTGTACAAGTTAACGACCGTGAAATCGAAGATCGCGTTGTTGCTATCAATCGTGTCACTAAAGTAGTTAAAGGTGGCCGTCGCATGAACTTCTCCGCGCTTGTAGTAGTAGGCGACAAAGATGGACACGTTGGATTCGGTACAGGTAAGGCTGCTGAAGTTCCTGAAGCAATCCGTAAAGCGGTTGAAGCTGCTAAGAAGAACATGATCGAAGTTCCTCGCGCAGGAACCACTATCCCTCATGAAGTATTAGGTATTTTTAACGGGGGCAAAGTCCTCTTGAAACCAGCTAAGAATGGTTCGGGGGTTGCTGCTGGTGGTCCAGTTCGTGCCGTTGTCGAATTAGCAGGTATTGCAGATATCACTTCTAAGTCACTCGGATCAAACACTCCAATTAACATTGTGCGTGCAACCATCCAAGGGCTTAAAGAATTGAAATCTCCTGAAGAAATCGCTGAATTACGTGGTAAGTCAGTCGAAGAAATTTTAGGTTAA
- the rplR gene encoding 50S ribosomal protein L18: MISKPDKNVLRKKRHARVRRHISGTAECPRLSVFRSNKHIYAQLIDDVAGVTLASASDGEETGTKVEKAAAVGKKIAQAASEQNVKTVVFDRGGYQYHGRVQALADAARENGLEF, encoded by the coding sequence TTGATTAGCAAACCAGATAAAAATGTCTTACGTAAAAAACGTCACGCACGTGTACGTCGTCACATTTCTGGAACAGCAGAGTGCCCACGCTTGAGCGTTTTCCGCTCAAATAAACACATCTACGCTCAATTAATTGATGACGTAGCGGGTGTTACGCTTGCAAGTGCCTCTGATGGTGAAGAAACTGGGACAAAAGTTGAAAAAGCTGCAGCCGTTGGTAAGAAAATTGCCCAAGCTGCATCTGAACAAAATGTCAAAACCGTTGTCTTTGACCGTGGCGGTTACCAATATCATGGCCGCGTACAAGCTTTAGCTGACGCTGCACGTGAAAACGGACTAGAATTTTAG
- the rplF gene encoding 50S ribosomal protein L6 — MSRVGNKPVTIPSNVTIDVQDHTLTVKGPKGELTRTFDPQITINVEENEITFERPNNQKNVRALHGTTRALVNNMVLGVSEGFKKTLLLQGVGYRAQAQGNKLTLSVGLSHPAEFDIPEGIEVDLPSNTEINISGADKDLVGQFAANVREIRRPEPYKGKGVRYSDEHIIRKEGKTGK; from the coding sequence ATGAGTCGTGTTGGTAATAAACCAGTAACAATTCCTAGTAACGTAACCATCGATGTACAAGACCACACTTTAACCGTTAAAGGCCCTAAAGGTGAACTAACTCGTACATTCGATCCACAAATTACAATCAATGTAGAAGAAAACGAAATCACTTTCGAACGTCCTAACAACCAAAAGAATGTTCGCGCTTTACACGGGACAACTCGTGCTTTAGTTAATAACATGGTTCTAGGGGTTAGCGAAGGTTTCAAGAAAACCTTACTCTTACAAGGGGTAGGTTACCGTGCACAAGCCCAAGGTAACAAATTAACGCTGAGCGTTGGTCTTTCCCACCCAGCAGAGTTTGACATTCCTGAAGGCATCGAAGTTGATTTACCATCAAATACTGAAATTAACATTTCAGGTGCAGATAAAGACTTAGTAGGCCAATTCGCCGCTAACGTTCGTGAAATTCGTCGTCCAGAACCTTACAAAGGTAAAGGGGTACGTTACTCTGACGAACACATTATCCGCAAAGAAGGTAAAACCGGTAAATAA
- the rpsH gene encoding 30S ribosomal protein S8: MVMTDPIADFLTRVRNANMVRHESFEVPASAMKVAITKILKEEGYIKDFEVIEDDKQGIIRVFMKYGKNNERVITNLKRISKPGLRVYAKTDEVPKVLNGLGIAIISTSEGVITDKEARAKNVGGEVLAYVW, translated from the coding sequence ATGGTCATGACAGATCCAATCGCTGATTTCTTAACACGCGTGCGTAACGCTAATATGGTACGCCACGAGTCTTTTGAAGTTCCAGCATCAGCAATGAAAGTTGCAATCACAAAGATTCTTAAAGAAGAAGGTTACATCAAAGATTTCGAAGTCATTGAAGATGACAAGCAAGGTATCATCCGTGTCTTCATGAAATATGGTAAGAATAACGAACGTGTTATCACAAACTTAAAACGTATTTCTAAACCAGGTTTACGTGTATATGCGAAAACTGATGAAGTCCCTAAAGTCTTGAACGGTTTAGGAATTGCCATCATTTCAACTTCTGAAGGTGTTATCACTGATAAAGAAGCTCGCGCTAAAAACGTTGGTGGCGAAGTCTTAGCTTACGTATGGTAG
- a CDS encoding type Z 30S ribosomal protein S14, which produces MAKKSMIAKNKRKAKYSTQEYTRCERCGRPHSVYRKFKLCRICLRELAYKGQIPGVRKASW; this is translated from the coding sequence TTGGCTAAAAAATCAATGATTGCGAAAAATAAACGCAAAGCAAAATATTCAACACAAGAATACACACGCTGCGAACGCTGCGGCCGTCCACACTCTGTTTACCGTAAATTCAAGTTATGCCGTATCTGCCTCCGTGAACTTGCCTATAAAGGACAAATTCCTGGTGTCAGAAAAGCTAGTTGGTAA
- the rplE gene encoding 50S ribosomal protein L5, with amino-acid sequence MTNRLKEKYSNEIVPALIEKFNYSSPMQTPKIDKIVINMGVGDAVTNSKNLDKAVEELTLISGQKPVITHAKKSIAGFRLREGMPIGAKVTLRGERMYDFLDKLITVSLPRVRDFRGISKRSFDGRGNYTLGIREQLIFPEIDFDNVDKVRGMDIVIVTTANTDEESKELLTQIGMPFQK; translated from the coding sequence ATGACTAATCGTTTAAAAGAAAAATACTCAAACGAGATCGTACCAGCATTAATTGAAAAATTTAATTATAGCTCTCCAATGCAAACCCCTAAGATTGACAAAATTGTGATCAACATGGGTGTTGGTGACGCTGTAACCAACTCTAAGAACTTAGACAAAGCAGTTGAAGAGTTAACTTTAATTTCAGGTCAAAAACCAGTTATTACTCACGCTAAGAAATCAATCGCTGGCTTCCGCTTACGTGAAGGAATGCCTATCGGTGCAAAAGTAACCCTACGTGGTGAACGCATGTATGACTTCTTAGACAAGTTAATCACTGTTTCATTGCCACGTGTACGTGACTTCCGCGGGATCAGCAAACGTTCATTCGATGGCCGTGGGAACTACACTTTAGGTATCCGTGAACAATTAATCTTCCCTGAAATCGACTTTGACAACGTTGACAAAGTACGCGGGATGGATATCGTTATCGTTACAACTGCGAACACTGATGAAGAATCAAAAGAGTTATTAACTCAAATTGGAATGCCGTTCCAAAAATAA
- the rplX gene encoding 50S ribosomal protein L24 yields the protein MRIKTGDTVIVIAGKDKGTQATVKQTLPKQDKVIVEGVNIVKKHQKPSQVNPQGGIVEEEAPIHVSNVQLVDPKTGEKTRVGIEEKDGKRVRVARKSGEVID from the coding sequence ATGCGTATTAAAACAGGTGATACTGTAATTGTGATTGCAGGTAAAGATAAAGGAACGCAAGCAACTGTTAAGCAAACTTTACCAAAACAAGATAAAGTCATTGTCGAAGGCGTAAACATTGTTAAGAAACACCAAAAACCTTCACAAGTTAACCCACAAGGCGGTATTGTGGAAGAAGAAGCGCCAATCCATGTTTCTAACGTTCAATTAGTAGATCCAAAAACGGGCGAAAAAACACGCGTAGGTATCGAAGAAAAAGATGGCAAACGTGTACGTGTAGCTCGTAAATCTGGCGAAGTAATTGACTAA
- the rplN gene encoding 50S ribosomal protein L14 — translation MIQTETRMKVADNSGAREVLTISVLGGSGRKTANIGDVVVCSVKNATPGGVVKKGDVVKAVIVRSKSGARRADGSYIKFDENACVIIRDDKTPRGTRIFGPVARELRENNFMKIVSLAPEVL, via the coding sequence ATGATTCAAACAGAAACTCGTATGAAAGTGGCTGATAACTCAGGCGCTCGTGAAGTTTTAACTATTAGTGTACTCGGCGGATCAGGCCGTAAAACCGCTAATATTGGTGACGTCGTAGTTTGTTCAGTGAAGAACGCTACACCAGGTGGCGTTGTTAAGAAGGGTGACGTTGTCAAAGCTGTTATCGTTCGTAGCAAGAGCGGGGCTCGCCGTGCAGATGGTTCATACATCAAGTTTGACGAAAATGCATGCGTGATTATCCGCGACGACAAGACACCTCGTGGTACACGTATCTTTGGCCCAGTTGCTCGGGAATTGCGCGAAAACAATTTCATGAAGATTGTTTCCCTAGCTCCGGAAGTATTATAA
- the rpsQ gene encoding 30S ribosomal protein S17: protein MAERKNRKVYQGRVVSDKMEKTIVVQVDTFKFHPTYGKRIKYSKKYKAHDENNSAKMGDIVRIMETRPLSKDKHFRLVEIVEESVII, encoded by the coding sequence ATGGCAGAACGTAAAAATCGTAAAGTATACCAAGGACGTGTCGTTTCTGACAAAATGGAAAAGACCATTGTTGTCCAAGTAGATACTTTTAAATTCCATCCAACTTATGGAAAACGTATTAAATACTCTAAGAAATATAAAGCACATGATGAAAACAATTCAGCAAAAATGGGTGATATTGTACGAATTATGGAAACACGTCCATTATCCAAAGATAAGCACTTCCGTCTTGTTGAAATCGTTGAAGAATCAGTTATCATTTAA
- the rpmC gene encoding 50S ribosomal protein L29, whose amino-acid sequence MTKFEEIKNLSAAELEAKEKEYRQELFNLRFQLATGQLENTARIKQVRKEIARIKTALRQEELAK is encoded by the coding sequence ATGACTAAATTTGAAGAAATTAAAAATTTATCCGCTGCTGAACTTGAAGCAAAGGAAAAAGAATACAGACAAGAGTTGTTCAATCTCAGATTCCAATTGGCAACAGGTCAGTTAGAAAATACAGCACGCATCAAACAAGTGCGCAAAGAAATTGCTCGTATTAAAACTGCTCTACGCCAGGAAGAATTAGCTAAGTAA
- the rplP gene encoding 50S ribosomal protein L16: MLVPKRVKHRREFRGKMRGEAKGGKEIAYGEYGLQALDSKWITNRQIESARIAMTRFMKRGGKVWIKIFPHKSYTAKAIGVRMGSGKGAPEGWVAPVKRGKIMFEVGGVPEEVAKEALRLAMHKLPVRCKIVKREIGGELND; encoded by the coding sequence ATGTTAGTACCAAAACGTGTAAAACATAGACGTGAATTCCGCGGTAAAATGCGCGGCGAAGCTAAAGGCGGAAAAGAAATTGCTTACGGCGAATACGGTCTACAAGCCTTAGATTCAAAATGGATTACTAACCGTCAAATTGAATCTGCGCGTATCGCCATGACACGTTTCATGAAACGTGGCGGGAAAGTTTGGATCAAAATCTTCCCTCATAAATCATATACCGCAAAAGCTATTGGTGTTCGGATGGGTTCTGGTAAAGGTGCTCCTGAAGGATGGGTTGCTCCCGTTAAACGTGGGAAAATCATGTTCGAAGTAGGTGGCGTTCCTGAAGAAGTAGCAAAAGAAGCGCTTCGTTTAGCAATGCATAAATTACCAGTTCGTTGCAAAATCGTAAAACGTGAAATTGGTGGTGAACTGAATGACTAA
- the rpsC gene encoding 30S ribosomal protein S3 yields the protein MGQKINPTGLRIGVIKDWDARWYAEKDYADTLHEDLSIREYIDKALSEASVSNVEIERAANKVNVNIHTAKPGMVIGKGGSEVDALRKSLNNLTGKRVHINVVEIKNPDLDARLVAKNICEQLENRVAFRRAQKQAVQRTMKAGAQGIKVMVSGRLNGADMARSETTDEGTVPLHTLRADIDYAWEEADTTYGKIGVKVWICRGEVLPTVNNQEEE from the coding sequence GTGGGTCAAAAAATTAATCCTACCGGTTTGCGTATCGGAGTTATCAAAGACTGGGACGCACGCTGGTATGCAGAAAAAGATTACGCAGATACTTTGCATGAAGACTTAAGCATCCGTGAATACATCGACAAAGCCCTTAGCGAAGCTTCAGTTTCCAACGTAGAAATCGAACGTGCAGCTAACAAGGTTAACGTGAACATCCACACTGCTAAACCAGGTATGGTTATCGGTAAAGGTGGTTCAGAAGTTGATGCTTTACGTAAGAGCTTAAATAACTTAACAGGTAAACGTGTACACATCAATGTGGTTGAAATCAAGAACCCAGACTTAGATGCACGCTTAGTTGCTAAGAATATTTGCGAACAACTTGAAAACCGTGTGGCCTTCCGCCGTGCGCAAAAACAAGCTGTTCAACGTACAATGAAAGCTGGCGCTCAAGGGATCAAAGTTATGGTTTCCGGCCGTTTAAACGGTGCAGATATGGCGCGTTCAGAAACAACTGACGAAGGAACTGTTCCATTACATACTTTACGTGCAGATATTGACTATGCATGGGAAGAAGCAGATACAACTTACGGTAAGATCGGTGTCAAAGTATGGATTTGTCGTGGTGAAGTCCTTCCTACAGTAAATAATCAAGAGGAGGAATAG
- the rplV gene encoding 50S ribosomal protein L22 translates to MAEQTTAKATARTVRISARKARLVIDLIRNKTVGEAIAILKNTPRAASPVIEKVLNSAIANAEHNYDLDVSKLFISEAYVNEGPTMKRFRPRAKGGASRINKRTSHITVVVKEAGEE, encoded by the coding sequence ATGGCAGAACAAACAACTGCAAAAGCAACTGCAAGAACAGTTCGCATCTCTGCTCGCAAAGCACGCTTAGTTATTGATTTAATCCGTAACAAGACAGTCGGCGAAGCAATTGCTATTCTAAAGAACACTCCTCGTGCAGCATCGCCTGTAATCGAGAAAGTGTTGAACTCTGCAATCGCAAATGCAGAACACAACTATGACTTAGATGTTAGCAAATTATTTATCAGTGAAGCATATGTGAACGAAGGGCCTACAATGAAACGTTTCCGCCCTCGTGCAAAAGGTGGCGCATCAAGAATTAACAAGCGTACTAGTCACATCACTGTTGTGGTAAAAGAAGCAGGGGAGGAATAA
- the rpsS gene encoding 30S ribosomal protein S19 has protein sequence MSRSIKKGPFCDDHLMKKVEAQQDADKKSVIKTWSRRSTIFPNFIGLTIAVYDGRKHVPVYIQEDMVGHKLGEFVPTRTYRGHAKDDKATRR, from the coding sequence ATGAGCCGTAGTATTAAGAAAGGGCCTTTCTGTGACGACCATTTAATGAAAAAAGTGGAAGCACAGCAAGATGCCGATAAAAAATCAGTAATCAAAACCTGGTCACGTCGTTCAACAATTTTCCCTAACTTCATCGGGTTAACCATCGCTGTTTATGATGGACGCAAACACGTACCAGTTTACATTCAAGAAGACATGGTTGGCCACAAATTAGGTGAATTTGTACCAACACGTACTTATCGTGGACATGCGAAAGACGATAAAGCAACACGTCGTTAA
- the rplB gene encoding 50S ribosomal protein L2: MAIKKYKATSNGRRNMSGYDFSEITKSTPEKTLLEKQSKRAGRNNRGSITVRHHGGGHKQAYRIIDFKRNKDDIEGVVKAIEYDPNRSANIALIHYTDGVKAYIIAPKGLKVGTRIMSGENADIKVGNALPLRSIPVGTVIHNIETKPGKGGQLVRAAGTSAQVLGKEDKYVLVKLSSGEVRMILGTCRATVGSVGNEQHELVTVGKAGRSRWLGKRPTVRGSVMNPNDHPHGGGEGRAPIGRKVQMTPWGKPARGIKTRDKNARSNKLIVRRRNK; the protein is encoded by the coding sequence GTGGCGATTAAAAAATATAAAGCTACTTCTAATGGTCGTCGTAACATGTCAGGTTATGACTTCTCAGAAATCACCAAATCGACTCCTGAGAAAACACTCTTAGAAAAACAAAGCAAGCGCGCAGGTCGTAACAACCGTGGTAGCATCACAGTTCGTCACCACGGAGGCGGCCACAAGCAAGCTTACCGTATTATCGACTTCAAACGTAATAAAGATGATATCGAAGGTGTAGTTAAAGCAATCGAATACGATCCAAACCGTTCAGCAAACATTGCTTTAATCCACTACACTGACGGTGTGAAAGCCTACATCATTGCACCTAAGGGCCTTAAAGTAGGGACCCGCATCATGTCTGGTGAAAATGCCGACATCAAAGTAGGTAACGCACTTCCATTACGCTCTATCCCAGTGGGTACTGTTATCCACAACATCGAAACTAAGCCAGGTAAAGGTGGCCAATTAGTTCGTGCAGCTGGGACTAGCGCTCAAGTATTGGGTAAAGAAGACAAATACGTATTAGTTAAATTAAGCTCAGGCGAAGTTCGTATGATCTTAGGCACTTGCCGGGCAACAGTTGGTTCAGTTGGTAATGAACAACACGAACTAGTAACTGTTGGTAAAGCAGGTCGCTCACGCTGGTTAGGCAAACGCCCAACTGTTCGTGGTTCTGTAATGAACCCTAACGATCACCCTCACGGTGGTGGTGAAGGTCGTGCACCAATCGGACGTAAGGTTCAAATGACACCTTGGGGCAAACCTGCTCGTGGGATCAAGACTCGTGATAAGAACGCACGCAGCAATAAACTTATTGTTCGTCGTCGCAACAAATAG
- the rplW gene encoding 50S ribosomal protein L23, with protein sequence MTAHDIIKRPVITEASMDAMDENKYTFEVDVNANKAAVKHAIEEIFDVTVVKVNIMNVKGKLKRMGRYAGYTRKTRKAIVTLAEGDAIEIFGAEDAE encoded by the coding sequence ATGACAGCACATGACATTATCAAACGTCCAGTCATCACTGAAGCATCTATGGATGCCATGGACGAAAACAAATATACCTTCGAAGTTGATGTAAACGCCAATAAAGCAGCAGTTAAACATGCCATCGAAGAAATCTTTGACGTAACTGTTGTTAAAGTAAACATCATGAACGTGAAAGGTAAATTAAAACGTATGGGTCGTTACGCTGGTTACACGCGTAAAACCCGTAAAGCAATCGTAACTTTAGCTGAAGGCGACGCAATCGAAATCTTCGGCGCAGAAGACGCAGAATAA
- the rplD gene encoding 50S ribosomal protein L4, translated as MANVTVFKQDGSQAGEITLNDNVFAIEPNENAIYDVVIMQQASLRQGTHDVKSRGEVSGGGRKPWRQKGTGRARQGSIRSPQWVGGGRAFGPTPRSYQYKLPRKVRRLALKSVLSQKVAEGNLIVVDALNFEQAKTKEFKAVLNNLNVDSKVLAVIDADNQEAARAARNLAKVTVVDEKNVNVYDLVNNEKVIITQSALSDLEEVLA; from the coding sequence ATGGCTAATGTAACAGTATTTAAACAAGATGGTTCACAAGCAGGCGAAATCACATTAAACGACAACGTGTTCGCAATTGAACCTAACGAAAACGCAATCTATGATGTTGTAATTATGCAACAAGCTTCTTTACGCCAAGGGACCCACGATGTGAAATCACGTGGTGAAGTAAGCGGCGGTGGCCGTAAACCATGGCGTCAAAAAGGGACTGGCCGTGCACGTCAAGGCTCAATCCGTTCTCCTCAATGGGTAGGCGGTGGCCGCGCATTCGGACCAACTCCACGCTCTTACCAATATAAATTACCTCGCAAGGTACGTCGTTTAGCACTTAAATCTGTGTTATCACAAAAAGTTGCTGAAGGTAATTTAATCGTTGTGGACGCTTTAAACTTCGAACAAGCGAAAACTAAAGAATTCAAAGCCGTATTAAACAACTTAAATGTTGACAGCAAAGTGCTTGCCGTAATCGATGCCGACAACCAAGAAGCAGCTCGTGCTGCCCGTAACTTGGCTAAGGTAACCGTTGTAGACGAAAAGAACGTGAACGTTTATGACCTCGTAAATAACGAAAAAGTTATCATTACGCAATCTGCACTTTCTGATCTAGAGGAGGTACTTGCATAA
- the rplC gene encoding 50S ribosomal protein L3, whose translation MTKGILGKKVGMTQYFTESGELVPVTVVEVTPNVVLQVKSNETDGYEAVQLGFDDKREVLANKPEKGHVAKAETTPKRFIREFRNVELGEYEVGKEVTVDIFQAGDIVDVTGTSKGKGFQGAIKRHGQQRGPMSHGSHYHRAAGSMGMASDASKVFKGKALPGRMGGNTVTIQNLEIVKVLVDQNAILIKGNVPGAKKSLVEIKTANSAQA comes from the coding sequence ATGACTAAAGGAATCTTAGGTAAAAAAGTAGGGATGACGCAATACTTCACTGAGTCAGGTGAATTAGTTCCTGTAACTGTTGTCGAAGTAACTCCTAACGTTGTGTTGCAAGTAAAATCTAATGAAACAGATGGTTACGAAGCAGTGCAATTAGGTTTCGACGATAAACGTGAAGTATTAGCTAACAAACCTGAAAAAGGTCATGTAGCAAAAGCAGAAACTACTCCTAAGCGCTTCATTCGCGAATTTCGTAATGTTGAGCTTGGAGAGTACGAAGTAGGTAAAGAAGTAACGGTGGATATCTTCCAAGCAGGCGACATTGTCGATGTAACCGGAACCTCTAAAGGTAAAGGTTTCCAAGGCGCGATCAAACGTCATGGTCAACAACGTGGTCCAATGTCACACGGTTCACATTACCACCGCGCAGCTGGTTCAATGGGTATGGCTTCTGATGCTTCTAAAGTATTCAAAGGCAAAGCTCTTCCAGGCCGCATGGGTGGCAACACCGTAACAATCCAAAACCTAGAAATCGTTAAAGTCTTAGTTGACCAAAACGCTATCTTAATTAAAGGTAACGTACCAGGTGCTAAGAAATCATTAGTAGAAATCAAAACTGCTAACAGCGCACAAGCCTAA
- the rpsJ gene encoding 30S ribosomal protein S10: MAKQKIRIRLKAYEHRALDQSAQKIVETAKRTGAEVAGPVPLPTERSLFTVIRATHKYKDSREQFELRTHKRLVDIVNPTPKTVDALMKLDLPSGVNIEIKL; this comes from the coding sequence ATGGCAAAACAAAAAATTCGTATCCGCTTAAAAGCTTACGAACACCGTGCACTTGATCAATCAGCACAAAAAATCGTAGAAACAGCAAAACGTACAGGGGCAGAGGTTGCTGGACCAGTTCCACTTCCAACTGAACGTTCATTATTCACCGTAATCCGTGCGACTCACAAGTACAAAGATTCCCGTGAACAATTCGAACTACGTACCCACAAACGTTTAGTGGATATCGTAAACCCAACACCTAAGACGGTTGATGCGCTAATGAAATTAGACTTACCGTCAGGCGTTAACATTGAAATTAAACTTTAA